One Bradyrhizobium sp. ISRA464 genomic window carries:
- a CDS encoding Lin0512 family protein: MTRVRCITEMGMGVDVHGRDATKAAKRAVSDAIRHSSLGFFRMLGKTANDMFVDVTIAVPNPEGVDTAEVAKELPYGTKTVKAIAGGLEIPSDQGNDPILIANAAVIVSFDDGK; the protein is encoded by the coding sequence ATGACACGCGTGCGCTGCATCACCGAAATGGGCATGGGCGTCGACGTCCACGGACGCGACGCCACCAAGGCTGCCAAACGCGCGGTCTCCGACGCCATCCGCCACTCCAGCCTCGGCTTCTTCCGCATGCTCGGCAAGACCGCGAACGACATGTTCGTCGACGTCACGATCGCCGTGCCGAATCCGGAGGGCGTCGACACCGCTGAAGTCGCCAAGGAGCTGCCATATGGCACAAAAACAGTGAAGGCGATCGCAGGCGGGCTCGAAATCCCGTCAGACCAGGGCAATGACCCGATCCTCATTGCAAATGCGGCGGTCATCGTCAGCTTCGATGATGGGAAATGA